caaattttttattagaTCCGTTATTCATTttgaaaaacaaaaaaaatataaaatcaaatatatatgtgtaagtatatatatatatatatatatatgtattatgtatatatgaattttctatatgcttctgtaaaaatatatgaaaataataatttcttttttttttttttttctttttttttttacacaaaatttaataaataaataaaattatatactttttaaataatcaatgtttaatgaaaataatataggattacaaatatatatatatatatatatatatatatatatataatattttacatacAATAAAACTAAATAAcattaaattaatttttttttttttttttttttttttttttatgtaaaaaataaagaattaaattttttatttccaaataaagttttatatttgtaaatattttatattaattaatattgtacctgtatttatatattaattcacatgttataaaagatatatttgtataataatataatattcttatttttaatgttgcatatagaagaaatacctatatttatttatttattttattttattttttttttttgaagaATGAGTCACTTTTATGTGGCAATATATCATGtaatctttatttttaaagactaaaaaattttcttaaataataaaaattatgtcTTTCTTTGTggttataaaaaaaaaaaaaataataataaatgaaaatataaagtcataattaaataaaatatatattttttttatgaatttattattattatgatattatattggAAATACTTAATGTTcgtattattttttttataggcaaatttttttatttgtgaattttattttgtttaattatatattttttttttttcctatttctgtatattatttatttatttatttatttattttctgtactttttattttttttttttaatacatttttatctaTCTATATTCAACACCGCATGAGGAGTACACctatagaaaatataaatagcAAAAAGAAAGTACCTATTTCTTTTAGcccataaaaaaaatatatactatatatatttatatgtgtattaattttatgtgcttatatatatatatatatatatatatatgtatattattataagtaATACATATAGTAACATgtttattttctttatgtGACTAATTAAATTAGagatattttttattctttaaaaaaaattatacacatatgaataaattaaaatgaCGTTGCCTTATATCGGctacatattataaattaataactttattttgttttatataattttatttttaattttattaatatatttataatatgtttaacatatatttattataataatataaataattttatattttctaaataAGATTAAAATCTTAATTAAAATAGACGAAAGTATATTGGACcaaaattttttctttttttcacaattataataatatatccttaatattttataaattttattactttttttttttttttttttttgcatataataatagaaaaatatataagattttataacattataTTCACTTGattaaaataagaaaaaaattaaaaaaattcacTTCATTGCAATATATGGAGATAAACAAATATTGAATGTTTCAACTTCATCCTCTtcatcaaaataataataatttgtgaagtaaaaaaattaacgttaatttaaaaaatgattatatatatatatatatatatatatttatttatttatttatttgtttatttatttaatttttattattaattttttattgtttattatagcataaaaaaaattatgacCTATAAATAGAGTTTATattgaaataataaaaaaaaacataataataaataaatacttaattatatatatatatatatatatataagtataattaatattattacattatataaaaacataaaaaaaaaaaaaaaaaaatgaaaaaacTATAAATCTTATAAGCATAAGAAAAACAAATGTCTCAAAAAAGGTTTAAATTGGTGTATacacatatacatattatatatatatataatacactgtacattatataaacgtatgtattatatatattaattatatttttttttttttagatgGTAGGTATTTTCCCACTAACATcttctatatttatataagaattattttcgtcatcattatcatcattaatTTGGTTTTTGTTTCCTTCTTTCTGTATATTTTGTACCATGGCATTATAAGAGGTATCAAAATTTTGTCTTAATGTAACTTCTTTCTCTATCCACTTAATATTGATTTGTTCAAAAGGAGAGAAAATAACTGCATCATTCGTATATTCACCTGTTCCTAGAAAAGTTctaatttttaaattttctattttaacacaatctttattatcttcCTGTTTTTTAAAATCTTCTTTAGGACCAAAAAACCAATGATCTTTTTTTGGATGTAAAGGAGGTTTATTACTATAAATTTTACATAAATTATCAGCATCAAAATTAGAGGAATGTCTCATTTCTAAGGTTCCTCTACAATGATAAAGCCATAAAGTATGTACTTTAAGAATATGATCATAATCTgatttttttgattttattaaattatcaGTACAATTTTTAGCAGCAATTATATGAGTAACACCCGGTTCATCATAATTCGTAAAAATAGTAGCACCTAATTCTAAGGCAATTTCTTTTTGTCTTTCTTCACAATCTGCTGATAAtacattttgtatattcTTTGAATTTTTTCTAAATCCTGTAAAATAAACTCCTACATTACTTAAGGTACTACCCATCATTTTATCTATTAATTTTCCTACATCTGTTTCTAATGGATTTTCAAAGAAATTTTTATGCaatttaagaaaaaatttaatCATATAATGTAAATGCATATCCATATCTACAAATTTTTTCCTAGCCGTAGTTGGTTCTTTGAAATGCGAAATTATATCGTATTTACTTAATTcgaaaaaattataatgttCAGCTTTCAATATATGAGATTGTGGAATATCTATCCAAACATCCTTTCTATCATCAAATGCTATAACATATTTTGGATCTACATTGGGATATATTcgagaaaaatatttattttcatctCTATCTGTGGAACTACATCTTGCAACAATTCTATCAGAAAATATGGTTCTATCTGGATCTAATATAGCTATAACTACATCAGCATATTCTCTAGTTGCATTGGTATATATAGCTAgttcataatataatgataaaatttGTAAGAATTGTCTTACATAAGGTCTAAACTTtaaataatagaaaaagttatattgtggtaaataaaatttatataattcagCTTCTCCATTATCATCTACAAAATTTTCTAAGGGTAATTCCATATTAAATTTGGCAAAAGATGTAGCTTGTAATAAAGTGTTATCTAAatctaataataaaattaattttcCATCTTTCAAAGAAGAATGATATGTTTTATTTGCTTCTTTTTGAAAGAGagtttttaaaatatgtggagataatattttgatttcatgtaaatcatatatgttattatatttttcagGAGGGTATGgaatatatgaattaatatacatatcatctggtttaataaaatttaagatatttttgtttgtcatatccatattattttcttcttcttcttcttcttcctcttcaatataatcattatttaGCTTACCTTGAtcttcaatttttttttccatgATATTTGatgtataattattataattaaaattattatcattagaataaatatcactattcatattatttattatattattatttgtaggttgattattatttaatactTTACTTTGTGAATAAATATCTTGATTTTCATTTTTGAggtttttattaaaattggCTAGCTTATATAACCCATTTATTAGTTCTaagttattattatcattgaaattatttgtatataatgCGCTTTCTGCATGTGGAAGTGATTTAAATCcttgattattttttaaattattccatttattattatattgatCATTATCTACATTTTGATTTTTCGccatattatcatcataacTTAAATCATTAGTTTCTTCGTCACTTATTTCAGATACTTCACTTAAACATTcaatataattttgattattataaaattgatTTCTGTTATTTGGTCTAAGATTTTTAAAGTTGggatttatatttacatgtGTATCTACGTCTAAATTATTCTGATCATTTTGTGTATGCTTCGTGTAATCACttaataatttcatattaaaattttgtgtaataaaattgatattatttaaattatttcttGAATAATCATCTctacaattattatttgtatgGTTTCGTTCACTTGCATTTTTATATGTcgaattataatatgtattattattattattattattattattattattgttgttgttgttgttgttgttattaCTACTGCCATGAGGATTTGTATTGTTCTTCATgtttctatttttatttaatagtttatttttattgcTCATATGATAACttgaatttatatttctactattaatattcgttttattataatttacatAAGGATTaagatatttatttaatgaaaatgtcatattattaaatggtttattattattattattattattattattattattattattattattattattattattattattattattgttattattattattattattactattattgttattgtttttattattattgttgaAATAAccatttttgttattatatttacccattttattatagttgtctttttttataaaggtcatatttttgttaatattagaaccatcttcatttatattaagttcctcattaatattttctttttgttcttGTTGCTGATCTATTTGATCCTTTTCATTACTATGAAAATCTAATAtgttatcattttttttattattgttttcttttaaatttatagaattattattataccTTTTTAAGGAAtcattaaataatgtattatgaaaatttttctttactttatttttattataaaatgcattattttcatatttacctattcttcttttcttaatattattattattattatgtgtGTTCATATTTCTATTCAAATTCATCTTTCCCATTCCATTATTCATATTCAGATCATCATTTTgtaatatgttattattatcattaaatGTATCCATATCTTCATTAGAATATACAgatttcatattattattataaatattaatttcattattatcttcattattggtattattatacatactattattaccattatttgtattatttattagtctcatattttcatatacaTTTCTATTATTTGCTACTTTATTTACCAAATTTTGATTATTACTCAATGATGAATAATCATCTgatttttcattttcttcataatacatattatttgatatatcattattattccCATTATAGGAATGTTctacatttatattatcaccagaattatatatattccttatattttcttcattattttccatcatattattatcaatcatatttatattcatgtTCATGTTCATATTTCCTTTATTTTGCTTCATATtagttttattatattgaatgtttttatttctaaaatttttattgtttttattgtttttatttatactaAAATTTTGgtgattatttttattataattattattatggtacgtattttttaaagatCTATTAGTATTCAAAATTCTCTTTTTTGTGTAAGTAGTATCtaaatcattattatatcctAAATTACggttattattatatacaacaTTAATACcatccatattattattactattactattattattattattattattattattagaatTAGAATTCATAgtgatattattatttatcatgtcattattaatattatttattgtattattatgattatcattcatcatattcatattcccatttatattattatttatgttatttgCATTATTGTAGTTTATATTCTCATCATTAATATCAATTAATTTATTGATATTttcattcattttttcaCAACTATTTACActcattttattattattgaataaaatcatattaattaaataaaaacatttatgtttttctgataataataaaatacagtatacataaattatatCCTACTATCCTTATAAATAGgctatatatatatatatatatatatatatatatatatttatatttatataattttatatttatttatttttataataattagaaaataaaaaaaaaactaaaagttaatatttcaaatatataaatatagataCAATATATGctacaatataataatcttAATACTTCTCAATagaaagaataaaataaaagaaaagtaAACATGTTGTGTTTCAacataattaatttttttaacttatatatctttactaataaaaagataccactttatatatatataattttatttgtaacgttatattttatcttaaatttttttttttttttttttttttctttttttctttttttctttttcccACTACTTCATATAAATTagtttttttattctattGTATTCCTTTCTAGTTTTATTCTGTCGATGTCctctttttaattttattattattatttataatataatattgtctattattataaatttaattattactatattttaatctgttctatataatttattctTAATTATTGcacataataatttatatgtatatagGAATAAGGAGCgtgaaaataaaaaaataaaataaaataaggaaaaaaatattttattttattcctaatttttaattaaaataaaatttagaataaaaaaaaaaaaaaaataaataaataaNNNNNNNNNNNNNNNNNNNNNNNNNNNNNNNNNNNNNNNNNNNNNNNNNNNNNNNNNNNNNNNNNNNNNNNNNNNNNNNNNNNNNNNNNNNNNNNNNNNNNNNNNNNNNNNNNNNNNNNNNNNNNNNNNNNNNNNNNNNNNNNNNNNNNNNNNNNNNNNNNNNNNNNNNNNNNNNNNNNNNNNNNNNNNNNNNNNNNNNNNNNNNNNNNNNNNNNNNNNNNNNNNNNNNNNNNNNNNNNNNNNNNNNNNNNNNNNNNNNNNNNNNNNNNNNNNNNNNNNNNNNNNNNNNNNNNNNNNNNNNNNNNNNNNNNNNNNNNNNNNNNNNNNNNNNNNNNNNNNNNNNNNNNNNNNNNNNNNNNNNNNNNNNNNNNNNNNNNNNNNNNNNNNNNNNNtataaaataaaaattttatttcctcacgtattttttttttttttttttttataaaaaatttatatatatttttaatacataaaataatatatataattatgaatatatatattgggaaaaaaaaaaaaaaaaaaaaactcAAACgcaatttaaaaaaaaaaattatttattatttatattattatatattattatataatgatatgaaaaaaagaatgataaatttgaaatatatataaatattatataataaataattataaaaataaatattttataaaataaaaaaaataaaatatatatatatatattaaaagtttttttaatatatatatttcttttttttgttttgtttttttcaattttaaattaaatataaatttatttattatattttaaaaacataataaaataatatatatataaactttttattttatttgaaatattaaaatgaagaaatttataaaaaagttcaaatataaaaaaaaaaaaaaaaaaaaaatttatatataccatATATTTGCAATGCAAATgtatatgaatttttttaatgtacTTTCAcatcataaaaaaaaataaaaataacaaaagaatatatatttattttattattattcaatatatatattattatataataatattatatgaatatatattatataataatgagtggattatattataatagtaattattttatgtatatatataaatatatttattaatatataagaaatttcttttattattatcacataatataaattatacaaatatatatatatatatatatattatatttacttttaatatacattatataatatattccCTTTTGTGcatgataaaaaaaaaaaaatatatatttattatggtaataaaaattctAATTAGTactatataaaaaaaaattcagttcgtaatattcaaaataagtgtatatatattataatattatatatatattatttatatatatgtataataatatatatataatataatatatatttaatatatataattatatattatatttataggGCCTTTTGTTAATAGTtctatttatatgtaaaaagtataaataaagaattatgtatactatattaataataacatattaaaaatacttgagaaaacaaaaataaaattctctaaataaataatatataatattataaaagaaaaaaaaaaaataaataaataaataaaataaaataaaataaaatctGAATTCATTTTCTCctatttttaaatatatcacCGCCGAGAGCACTATTAAGTAATAGgcttaaaatatattaaaaaatatctaaatattttataacatgtatattattatatatatatatatatatttttaaattgtcataataaatatatcatatttaataataataataaagtacctttattttatttaacaTACAAAATATCAGAAcattacatttatataagaattataaaaaaattaaaggggggaaaataattgtattgtaattttcattatttatcaAATTGTAAAATTATAGTTCAAAATGgttgttatatatattataaacagAAATTTTAATccttaaatataattatcatttcaactttttttttttttttgaagtataacaaatgttttattgatagttatatttatttaagtgaacattaataaagaaaattgAATTATGAgtagataaaaatatgtatatataaatatttataggTCCattcatacatatattttaatattttaattataatatattaataatatatataaaaatataatgtagtgagaatataattttatgaacaaatatattagtattttttccctttttttaaaaagtctaatttactttttattattttaatttttttttatgatattatatatatatatatatttacgtcaaaaatattcttaaataaataatatgtacattatttttataaaatatataattaaatgtaatataattttttttatagtcGTAATTCAAGACaaaatttttgtatatatatatatatatatatatatatatatatatatatatatataatataatataataatattggaatactttctatatttaaaaaaaaaacaaaaatataaatatatttatagtaataaaaaaaaaataaaaaaaatgtctACATTTGATAGATTTAATATTCATGCTCAGTTGGAACACCTACAAAGTAAATATCAAGGATCAGGTCATGCTGACACAAGTAGATGGTACTATTTTAAAAACCTccacaaaaaaaaaaataaataaataaaaattacatataataaaataaaacataatatacaagtataattattttcatatattattttttaggGAATGGTTAACTAATATTCATCGTGATACATTAGCTTCTCATGTTGGACATTACTCAAggtttatatttaattgaacttttaaaagatataaataaaataaaaaattaaaagattttatatacatgaACAATGTGTACcgtattatattatattatattatatatatatgtatgtatatatatttttttttcctcttTTAGGCTAGCTTATTTTGCAGTTGTTGAAAATGAACCAATAGCTAAAATAAGATATCGTTGTCTTCAggtaaaatatatattaatacgTGTAGACACAATATAAAAgcacatataaataaaaacatatatatatatatatatatatatatatttataataataattgttttttaacttgtttgttttttttttctttttagAATATGTCTTTGCCCATTGTTCccaagaaaaaaaaaaaaaattgagtgaatatattttttttcctgatatttttttgtgtgtaaattattatatactttttttcttttttttttttaaatagtattatatgtatatgtatatatatatatatatatataaataatttttaccttttttttgttataactatatatacatatttttatatcaacataatttttgttatcatttacctttttattaatttattttatataatatattttattttatttataataataaattttaatagATTATCTAACCAAATatttccaaaaaaaaagaatttaattttgactatctaaaaattaaatgttACATTTATGtgtgtattatatatatgtatatatagatatatagAACACATAGGTATATGTATAGGAACCGTAACATATAATactttataatattattagagctgtttaataaattaaaaaaatatataatgttaataaatttataacatgtgttaaaaaaaggaaagtaatttttttttttttttatttactttattatattattatatattttattttataataatatattacttttttatCCTGATCATTTTACTAAATAagtttaaaatatatatactgttaaaaagatattatatttttttcctaaATATGTTATTCTGTTGTTATTCcttttaattattttacGACATGTATAAtctt
The genomic region above belongs to Plasmodium reichenowi strain SY57 chromosome 13, whole genome shotgun sequence and contains:
- a CDS encoding splicing factor 3B subunit 5, putative is translated as MSTFDRFNIHAQLEHLQSKYQGSGHADTSRWEWLTNIHRDTLASHVGHYSRLAYFAVVENEPIAKIRYRCLQNMSLPIVPKKKKKN
- a CDS encoding NLI interacting factor-like phosphatase, putative, producing MILFNNNKMSVNSCEKMNENINKLIDINDENINYNNANNINNNINGNMNMMNDNHNNTINNINNDMINNNITMNSNSNNNNNNNNNSNSNNNMDGINVVYNNNRNLGYNNDLDTTYTKKRILNTNRSLKNTYHNNNYNKNNHQNFSINKNNKNNKNFRNKNIQYNKTNMKQNKGNMNMNMNINMIDNNMMENNEENIRNIYNSGDNINVEHSYNGNNNDISNNMYYEENEKSDDYSSLSNNQNLVNKVANNRNVYENMRLINNTNNGNNSMYNNTNNEDNNEINIYNNNMKSVYSNEDMDTFNDNNNILQNDDLNMNNGMGKMNLNRNMNTHNNNNNIKKRRIGKYENNAFYNKNKVKKNFHNTLFNDSLKRYNNNSINLKENNNKKNDNILDFHSNEKDQIDQQQEQKENINEELNINEDGSNINKNMTFIKKDNYNKMGKYNNKNGYFNNNNKNNNNNSNNNNNNNNNNNNNNNNNNNNNNNNNNNNNNKPFNNMTFSLNKYLNPYVNYNKTNINSRNINSSYHMSNKNKLLNKNRNMKNNTNPHGSSNNNNNNNNNNNNNNNNNNNTYYNSTYKNASERNHTNNNCRDDYSRNNLNNINFITQNFNMKLLSDYTKHTQNDQNNLDVDTHVNINPNFKNLRPNNRNQFYNNQNYIECLSEVSEISDEETNDLSYDDNMAKNQNVDNDQYNNKWNNLKNNQGFKSLPHAESALYTNNFNDNNNLELINGLYKLANFNKNLKNENQDIYSQSKVLNNNQPTNNNIINNMNSDIYSNDNNFNYNNYTSNIMEKKIEDQGKLNNDYIEEEEEEEEENNMDMTNKNILNFIKPDDMYINSYIPYPPEKYNNIYDLHEIKILSPHILKTLFQKEANKTYHSSLKDGKLILLLDLDNTLLQATSFAKFNMELPLENFVDDNGEAELYKFYLPQYNFFYYLKFRPYVRQFLQILSLYYELAIYTNATREYADVVIAILDPDRTIFSDRIVARCSSTDRDENKYFSRIYPNVDPKYVIAFDDRKDVWIDIPQSHILKAEHYNFFELSKYDIISHFKEPTTARKKFVDMDMHLHYMIKFFLKLHKNFFENPLETDVGKLIDKMMGSTLSNVGVYFTGFRKNSKNIQNVLSADCEERQKEIALELGATIFTNYDEPGVTHIIAAKNCTDNLIKSKKSDYDHILKVHTLWLYHCRGTLEMRHSSNFDADNLCKIYSNKPPLHPKKDHWFFGPKEDFKKQEDNKDCVKIENLKIRTFLGTGEYTNDAVIFSPFEQINIKWIEKEVTLRQNFDTSYNAMVQNIQKEGNKNQINDDNDDENNSYINIEDVSGKIPTI